One Fibrobacter sp. genomic window, ACGAAAATACAGCGGTTACTACGGTTGAAGGTGAACCTATTGTCCTTGCGGTTCAGGAGGCCTGCTGCTTGGATTTGAACCGTCACCGTCCCATGAAACTGTCCGCTGTGGATTTCCCTACAGAAGGCTTTCCGGAACAGGTTCTGGACGACAAGTTCACGAAGTTTGAGCCTACTGTCGAAGAATATAAGGAAATTTACCAGCAGCGTGTTTTGCCTCAGCATCTGGACATGTCCCACCACATGAACAACATCAAGTATGTGGAACTAGCCATGAACGTTTTTCCTTCTGTGGACTGGGAACTTTGCATTCCCTCAGAAATGGAAGTTCATTTTCTGGGTGAATCCCTCGAAGGCATGCTGTTGAAAATTTTCCGTGCAGACCATAAAGGCGCTACCTATATGAAAATCGAAGACGAGACGGGGCGCCTGGTCTTCGAAATGAAAATCAAGATGAAATAGGATCTTTAGAATTCTTGGAAAAATTCCGGACGGTGAAAGTCCGGTTTTTCTGTGTCGATAGGGAAGGCACTCAGGTAGTGAGGCGTCTTCGCCTTGTCTCCGCATTTGTA contains:
- a CDS encoding thioesterase, which produces MIDIYSLSKNPLVFQKPRTITSAYIDVSGKMGVAQTVLMVQDNFTENFGKIKQDNFFVKEKGGYWVITKAKFKFFQRPFWGDKVVTTSYPANNGLIRTYENTAVTTVEGEPIVLAVQEACCLDLNRHRPMKLSAVDFPTEGFPEQVLDDKFTKFEPTVEEYKEIYQQRVLPQHLDMSHHMNNIKYVELAMNVFPSVDWELCIPSEMEVHFLGESLEGMLLKIFRADHKGATYMKIEDETGRLVFEMKIKMK